In Paenibacillus sp. BIC5C1, a genomic segment contains:
- a CDS encoding phosphoenolpyruvate hydrolase family protein codes for MNKLNRSEIMDKFKEEVKQGKILLGVGAGTGITAKSSEAGGADMLIVYNSGRYRMAGRGSLAGLLSYGDANQIVVEMGAEVLPVVKHTPVLAGVCGTDPFRIMEVYLKQLKEQGFSGVQNFPTVGLIDGVFRQNLEETGMGYDLEVEMIRVAHELDMLTTPYVFDPAQAKAMAEAGADILVAHMGLTTKGSIGAKTALTLDDCVQRIEAIIEAGRAVNPEIMIICHGGPIADPEDAAYVMERTKGIDGFFGASSIERFAAEKGITQQTESFKSIRK; via the coding sequence ATGAATAAGCTGAACAGATCAGAAATTATGGACAAATTTAAGGAAGAGGTAAAGCAGGGTAAAATTCTTCTAGGTGTCGGGGCAGGCACAGGCATTACGGCCAAGAGCAGTGAAGCGGGCGGAGCAGATATGTTAATCGTATATAATTCCGGTCGGTACAGAATGGCGGGCCGCGGCTCGCTGGCGGGCTTGCTCTCCTATGGAGACGCCAATCAAATCGTTGTTGAGATGGGAGCCGAGGTGCTGCCTGTTGTCAAGCATACGCCTGTTCTGGCAGGGGTATGCGGCACCGACCCTTTCCGAATTATGGAGGTATACCTGAAGCAGCTGAAGGAGCAGGGCTTCAGCGGAGTTCAGAACTTCCCAACCGTTGGTTTGATTGATGGGGTGTTCAGACAAAACCTGGAGGAAACCGGTATGGGGTACGATCTGGAGGTTGAAATGATCCGTGTCGCTCATGAATTGGATATGCTGACTACGCCGTATGTTTTTGATCCTGCTCAGGCAAAAGCCATGGCGGAGGCGGGGGCTGACATTTTGGTTGCGCACATGGGCTTGACGACCAAGGGCTCGATTGGTGCAAAAACAGCGCTGACTCTGGACGACTGTGTACAACGAATCGAGGCGATTATTGAAGCAGGGCGGGCTGTGAACCCGGAGATCATGATTATTTGCCACGGTGGACCCATTGCGGATCCGGAGGATGCGGCCTATGTCATGGAGAGAACGAAGGGCATCGATGGATTCTTCGGCGCATCCAGCATCGAGCGATTTGCGGCAGAGAAAGGCATTACACAGCAGACGGAGTCCTTCAAGTCGATTCGGAAATAG
- a CDS encoding response regulator transcription factor: MWRTLIVEDEQYARASLRKLFTKANIPFEIIGEAVNGEEGLQLIRELQPDVVISDIFMPLMDGIRLLQLTRKEGHECRFVMLTAVSEFEYARQALEYGASGYLMKLSLDLKELKQTMDKVAGELTRMDKLRLADKWFPDKTAQEPTDHPELNRMITYIEEHFAEDVTLKRLAEYVRMDASYVSDLFKKKMGITMTHFIQNRRVQAAKMLLTETEKTVSEIGRLVGFENDNYFIKIFKRWCGLTPNEYRKEQKIVL; this comes from the coding sequence TTGTGGCGCACATTGATCGTTGAAGATGAACAGTACGCAAGAGCAAGCTTGCGCAAATTGTTTACAAAGGCGAATATCCCATTTGAAATTATCGGTGAGGCGGTAAATGGCGAGGAAGGTTTGCAGTTGATTCGGGAACTGCAGCCCGATGTTGTCATTTCCGACATTTTCATGCCGCTCATGGATGGCATCCGTTTACTTCAGCTCACGAGAAAGGAGGGACATGAATGCAGGTTCGTTATGTTGACGGCAGTAAGTGAATTTGAGTATGCCAGACAAGCATTGGAATACGGGGCTTCAGGTTATTTAATGAAACTTTCTCTGGATTTGAAGGAACTGAAGCAAACCATGGACAAAGTAGCCGGAGAACTGACGAGAATGGATAAGCTTCGCCTGGCAGATAAATGGTTCCCGGATAAGACTGCCCAAGAACCAACGGATCATCCGGAACTGAACCGAATGATTACCTACATTGAGGAGCATTTCGCCGAGGATGTGACATTAAAAAGATTGGCTGAATATGTTCGCATGGATGCCAGTTATGTTAGTGACTTATTCAAGAAGAAGATGGGAATCACGATGACGCATTTTATTCAAAACCGCCGCGTTCAAGCAGCGAAAATGCTGCTGACAGAGACAGAGAAAACGGTGAGTGAAATTGGCAGGTTGGTAGGCTTCGAGAACGACAATTATTTCATTAAAATATTCAAGCGGTGGTGCGGGCTGACCCCGAACGAATACCGTAAAGAACAAAAAATCGTTCTATGA
- a CDS encoding cache domain-containing sensor histidine kinase, protein MLTTWLRRITPGTFKHRILFSFLLFLLTPIAILFLYNFRETEVMLQRDASDINVKQLEGIKADLIDLMSLVMKTGMLLDQDSVLREVMQKPELYDAIHRKRIVENKFASIENSFFLTGATVFYTLIDLKGNAYTSYTPENSLNYAHISSEPWVQELKRTEGQRYLWKSNDLTTGVRERKGNRMLSLYEVLRDDGLKPFAYGRFSIDYEAWFQEKTEENTFGSDGEGAYFLMDGYGRIMLQSNSGDNIPSTVSSAITAASQSQGQDNSSQSIVNNHMMYTYSKIQELDGYLVKKIPLSLLFEEVNKQKLRFYTVYGAILLLFVLLTYFISSTVTGPLKHLQRKMETTVKLNLKTKLPEQGRGELLALTRSFNFMIADINNLLEQLKLEERQKQFVRFQVLLGQMNPHFLLNTLNTIKSIALDKDEDEIYEICVSLGKILETTLNLEVDLILLKEEIVLIESYMDIQRKRFGHGIELHYEVSRDLEYALIPKFCLQPLVENSLIHGFGQTQLEGRINIRASIHHSLLILEVADNGIGMKKSQANQSYRKRKSIGVQNLRESLELMFKNQPTGLRIESTEEGTQVFMHFPLLLSKPYLKEGSTIVAHIDR, encoded by the coding sequence ATGTTGACCACATGGCTGCGACGAATAACGCCAGGCACTTTTAAACACCGAATACTATTTTCCTTTCTGTTATTCCTCCTGACGCCCATAGCCATATTATTCCTCTATAACTTCCGAGAAACGGAAGTTATGCTTCAACGGGACGCTTCGGACATTAACGTCAAGCAACTCGAAGGCATCAAAGCCGATCTTATCGATTTGATGAGTCTTGTGATGAAGACTGGGATGCTGCTGGATCAGGATTCTGTCCTCCGCGAAGTGATGCAGAAGCCGGAATTATATGATGCCATCCATCGAAAACGAATTGTGGAAAATAAATTTGCTAGTATTGAGAACAGCTTTTTCCTTACGGGAGCTACCGTATTCTACACATTGATCGATTTAAAAGGAAATGCTTACACTTCGTATACGCCAGAGAATTCTCTGAATTACGCCCACATCAGTTCCGAGCCCTGGGTACAGGAGCTGAAGAGGACCGAGGGACAGCGTTACTTATGGAAATCCAATGATTTGACGACCGGCGTTCGTGAGAGAAAAGGAAATCGGATGCTGAGCCTTTACGAAGTGTTGCGTGACGACGGGCTGAAACCCTTCGCATATGGACGTTTTAGTATCGATTATGAAGCATGGTTCCAGGAAAAAACGGAAGAAAATACATTTGGCAGCGATGGTGAAGGGGCCTATTTTCTAATGGATGGATATGGGAGAATTATGCTTCAATCCAATTCGGGGGATAACATACCCTCTACCGTGTCATCTGCCATTACAGCAGCAAGTCAGAGCCAAGGACAGGATAACTCCTCCCAATCCATTGTGAACAATCATATGATGTATACCTATAGCAAGATTCAAGAGCTTGACGGTTATCTTGTGAAAAAGATTCCCCTGTCCTTGTTATTTGAAGAAGTGAACAAACAAAAGCTGAGGTTCTATACCGTATATGGGGCCATCCTGCTGCTGTTTGTGCTGCTAACTTATTTCATTTCTTCAACCGTTACCGGTCCTTTAAAGCATCTTCAACGAAAGATGGAGACAACCGTTAAATTGAATTTGAAGACAAAGCTGCCGGAACAAGGAAGAGGTGAATTGCTGGCGCTAACCCGAAGCTTTAATTTTATGATCGCAGACATCAATAATCTGTTGGAACAGTTAAAGCTGGAGGAGCGGCAAAAGCAGTTTGTCCGATTTCAGGTGTTGCTTGGTCAAATGAATCCTCATTTTTTGCTGAATACGCTGAATACAATCAAGAGCATTGCACTGGATAAGGATGAAGATGAGATTTACGAGATTTGTGTATCGCTAGGAAAAATATTAGAAACTACGCTGAATTTGGAGGTTGATCTTATTCTTCTGAAGGAGGAGATTGTGCTAATTGAATCCTACATGGATATCCAACGGAAACGGTTTGGACATGGCATCGAGCTTCACTATGAAGTTTCCAGGGACCTGGAGTATGCACTGATTCCAAAATTTTGTCTGCAGCCGCTGGTAGAAAATTCGTTGATTCACGGGTTTGGACAAACACAGCTTGAGGGGCGGATTAACATTCGTGCATCAATCCACCATTCGCTGCTTATTTTGGAGGTTGCGGACAATGGCATAGGAATGAAAAAATCCCAGGCGAATCAGTCCTACCGGAAACGAAAAAGCATTGGCGTACAGAACCTTCGCGAGAGCTTGGAACTTATGTTTAAGAACCAGCCGACAGGACTTCGCATAGAGTCGACGGAGGAAGGAACGCAGGTCTTCATGCATTTCCCATTATTGTTATCCAAACCATATTTGAAGGAGGGGAGCACCATTGTGGCGCACATTGATCGTTGA